The DNA window ttgtgaacagtgccccatggtggcggtggggttatggtgtgggcaggcataagctacggacaaccaaCACAATTAGCATTTTATCGATTCCAATTAGAatgcacagagagacagtgatgagatcctgaggcccattgttgtgccattcatctggcgccatcacctcatgtttcagcctgATAATACACGGCCCAATGTcggaaggatctgtacacaatacacgggagctgaaaatgtccatggcctgcatactcgacagacatgtcactcattgagcaagtttgggatgctctggatcgaagtgtacgacagcgtgttccagtgcccgccaatatccagtaacttcgcacagccacagccattgaagaggagtgggacaacattccacaggccacagtcaatagcctgatcaactgtatgcgagagatgtcgtgctgcatgaggcaaatggtgagcACACCAGATTCttatccatgcccctaccttttttgtaAGTTATCTGTGACRAACAGATTtgtatctgtattcctagtcatgaaactgttgcatgttgcttttatatttttgttcagtataggttaTTTAACATCCAATACGCAGTACcggtcttgactgcatcaaaccaggAGGAGCTAGTTAATATTAGCTAGCAAGGCTAGTTGAGGCTGCAGTCGTGCGCTTTCTCATCAACTCCATTCAGAAAATTAAGTAGaggcctacctgttggctcttggttgtTGTAGCCCATCTttttcctttaacttttaattatatcttaattccatcttccattaagcatctcctaacttttgccagACACGGAGGCTCTGTGACCGTAGCCTAAAAATCCCTGTCACTTCCTGGCTGGTTGGTTGTTATGCTGCTCATCCCCGGGACATACTTTCTTGGTGGAATTTCCTTGCACGTAAAAATGTATGTAGGATTCCCTAACTGCAATGTTTATTTCTCTCCATTGCCTCACGATCTATCATATTGTGTGCAataattttttgatatttttttacactGATAGAATGTATAGATTTgataatgtcattatcattgtgCCCACAGGTACTATGCTGTACTGTACCCCATGATCTACCCCATGAAGATCACAGGCAACCGGGCGGTGGTGGCAATCGCCTATGTGTGGCTGCACTCCCTGGTGGGCTGCCTGCCACCCCTCTTCGGCTGGTCCTCCTTCGAGTTCGACCGCTTCAAGTGGACATGCGTGGCGGCCTGGCACCGCACCCCTGCCTACACCGCCTTCTGGGTCACCTGGTGCAGCCTGCCGCCGCTGCTCGCCATGTTGGCATGCTACGGCGTAATCTTCCGCGTGGCACGCCTCAAGGCCCGCAAGGTGCATTGTGGGACGACGGTGGTCGCGTCTTCAGAAGAAACGTCATCGGGGGCTCAGAGGAACGACCAGCGTAAAAACTCATCTACGTCCACGTCGTCCAATGGAAGCCGGTGGAGTTTAGTGTATGCTGGGAGCCAGTGCAAGGCTTTCGTCACCATTATGGTGGTGATCGGGACCTTCCTGGTGACCTGGGGCCCCTACGTGGGGGTGGTGTGTACGGAGGCCCTGTGGGGTCAGGGCAGCGTGTCCCAGGGCCTGGAGACCCTGGTGGCCTGGCTGTCCTTCTGCAGCGCCGTCTGCCACCCGCTCATCTACGGCCTGTGGAACAAGACTGTGCGCAAGGAACTGCTGGGGATGTGTTTCGGGGATCGCTACTACCGCGTGGAGTCGTTCGCCACACGCCACCGCACGTCACGCCTCTTCAGCATCTCCAACCGCATCACAGGTGAGCAGGGGGAGGGTGCTGGTGCTGTTAGGTTGAGGCTGAGGATGGATGAGGTTTGAACTGGCTTTGTGTGCTGAAAACCAGCACAACCTTACTGGTGCAACATAAAAtcttgttctgttgtgttctttGTTGTGCTGTATGGCTGACCCTGCTATTGTGTTAATAGTTATGTTGACTGTGTTACGTTGTGGTGTGTTGTatgtagggctgtgacggtcattaCGTATGgtcattcccattcaagtcaatgatggcataatgggtggactggctgcTATTGCGAGTGTACCGATAAGAGTAGAGCAGGAAGTAtacccatcaatatgtgctgtgatttgttgattcaactgaacatcatttgaattaacattctacattaccatggaaattattgcgtcacaataccaggcagccattgcgagggTAAACTACCAGTGAAATGGCCAGGGCTAGAGGTTCCAAGccgttctattcattatatttctatgtgtgctgCTGCAGGGATAGGGGCATTGCCTAGGCAACCGAAAACGCCTTGCTTATTTCAgtaaggagaagaaaaaaaagttgaatcaCGTTGGtaagagtccatgttaccgcAGAAAGGGACACTAACGCATGAATGGGCGGCTGTCCCGTCTTCAGTCAACCAATTGTGGAACAAACACCTATggcggttattttattttcatcactgtcttcatccataaccgttgGTTATTCGATTATAcataattgtgccagccctaattGTATGGCGTTGTATATTTGACTCTGCTGTTGTGTTTCTTCCTGCAGACCTGGGCATGTCCCCTCACCTGACGGCCATGTTGGTGGGAGGAGGGCAGCTCCTGGCCCCCGGCAGCAGCACTGGAGACACCGGCTTCAGTTTCACTCAGGACTCATGTGAGTGGCGCACACAGGAAGCtggcaaagacacgacactgttTCCATAAGACGATTCAAACTAGGCCTTTAAGCCCTAGTCAAAATGCAGTGTCTGAATGTACTGAACAGTACAGATATAGCTGGGGCATATTCATTGTGGAAGCTgtttaccgtttaagaaccaaacaggGTCCCTCCCTTTTTCATTTGCTTCCGTTGaataaatgttttgcaacatAATGAATACGCCCCTGGTCTTCCAGTACCTTTTAAAACTGCCCCCATAGGGCTTTATTGCTGATAAATATTGTTTAGCCTAGTTCTCTGTTGTATCATCATCATCCCTTAGCTGTGTTCTGATCAGCCCAGATTCCTGGTTTGTGGCTCATGTCTTGGCAGAGGGTAGATGGTAGGGTGTGTACTGTATTATCATGTGTAATCATCTGTCGTGTTTGTGATGCTCCTCATTGGTGCAGACTCAACAGGTGTCATCACAGGTgtcactttttttcacatttacatttttttgtcatttagcagacgctcttattattttcatacttttttttctcatactggtcccccgtgggaatcgaacccacaaccctggcatttcaagcgccatgctctatcaactgagttACCTGATTTAATACTATTTTGAGTCTTTCGGATTCGTTTAGAGAAGACACACATTGTAAGTACAATAGGATTTATTTTCTTTAGTGTCTGTCTGCTATGCATCTTTTGGTTCCTTAATCTCTACTGAAATACTGCACTACAAAATACTGAAGGTCATGAatccccccccctttccccataCAGGTACAGACGTGATGCTGCTTGACAACTTCTCCACAGATGGCTCCTCCCACATTGGAAGCGTGGCCGTAAAGAGGCGGAGCTCGGTCACCTTTGAAGACGAGCAACAGCAGAATTCCAAAGGTACCTGTCCGTTCTCACTCGAGAATGAAACGTTTGGGGGGCTGCTGCAGTTCGAACAATATTGTGCTTATTTCCCTCGCGGCAGTCAAGCAATTGTATTCCGTCAAGAGTCAAAGTAGTCCGGTGGCGGTCGCATCTAGACCTCGATTCAAAGCTATCAataaatcattttatttgtatgCCAAGCAATCGCAACTGTACATTGTTTGAAGCACACTTTTTACTAAGTTtctaagggtgttttcacatatagtcctcttTTAAACAAACCGATCTCAGTCttctttaaagtgaactctggggtaaaaaaatataaaagaacTCAGTTCTctttgcctttgaatgaggactcaactctttttCCAGTGCACTTCAACTGTTTTGTGGACcgagtcctctttgcattcacattgctatgtttttcCAAGATGCACTCTAAGTTTTTACAAAGATCAGGACAAGCCTCAGAATGTGTTATTGAacagctagatatacctacttacattttggaagctaatagattgcatttagtcAAAATATGAGCcataataattgtaatcagaagatactattaacatGTAAATGTGATTGTTAACAGAA is part of the Salvelinus sp. IW2-2015 linkage group LG36, ASM291031v2, whole genome shotgun sequence genome and encodes:
- the gpr161b gene encoding G-protein coupled receptor 161 isoform X1 — translated: MNASGNVSTAGNATAAWDAGGGPVVLESVFIVTIALLACLGNFLIVATLYRRPYLLTPSNKFVFSLTLSNLLLSVLVLPFVAVSSARREWVFGVVWCNFTALIYLLISSASMLTLGAIAIDRYYAVLYPMIYPMKITGNRAVVAIAYVWLHSLVGCLPPLFGWSSFEFDRFKWTCVAAWHRTPAYTAFWVTWCSLPPLLAMLACYGVIFRVARLKARKVHCGTTVVASSEETSSGAQRNDQRKNSSTSTSSNGSRWSLVYAGSQCKAFVTIMVVIGTFLVTWGPYVGVVCTEALWGQGSVSQGLETLVAWLSFCSAVCHPLIYGLWNKTVRKELLGMCFGDRYYRVESFATRHRTSRLFSISNRITDLGMSPHLTAMLVGGGQLLAPGSSTGDTGFSFTQDSCTDVMLLDNFSTDGSSHIGSVAVKRRSSVTFEDEQQQNSKAAESTTIPSTVQVQVEIHKSLDTFASCLARAIESDAKLTLFGEDTPLSGVLFAAVARGAQRPRYLDGQRLRLESIDEGIVKDDREDQERENA
- the gpr161b gene encoding G-protein coupled receptor 161 isoform X3; this encodes MIYPMKITGNRAVVAIAYVWLHSLVGCLPPLFGWSSFEFDRFKWTCVAAWHRTPAYTAFWVTWCSLPPLLAMLACYGVIFRVARLKARKVHCGTTVVASSEETSSGAQRNDQRKNSSTSTSSNGSRWSLVYAGSQCKAFVTIMVVIGTFLVTWGPYVGVVCTEALWGQGSVSQGLETLVAWLSFCSAVCHPLIYGLWNKTVRKELLGMCFGDRYYRVESFATRHRTSRLFSISNRITDLGMSPHLTAMLVGGGQLLAPGSSTGDTGFSFTQDSCTDVMLLDNFSTDGSSHIGSVAVKRRSSVTFEDEQQQNSKAAESTTIPSTVQVQVEIHKSLDTFASCLARAIESDAKLTLFGEDTPLSGVLFAAVARGAQRPRYLDGQRLRLESIDEGIVKDDREDQERENA
- the gpr161b gene encoding G-protein coupled receptor 161 isoform X2; its protein translation is MLLIPGTYFLGGISLHVKMYYAVLYPMIYPMKITGNRAVVAIAYVWLHSLVGCLPPLFGWSSFEFDRFKWTCVAAWHRTPAYTAFWVTWCSLPPLLAMLACYGVIFRVARLKARKVHCGTTVVASSEETSSGAQRNDQRKNSSTSTSSNGSRWSLVYAGSQCKAFVTIMVVIGTFLVTWGPYVGVVCTEALWGQGSVSQGLETLVAWLSFCSAVCHPLIYGLWNKTVRKELLGMCFGDRYYRVESFATRHRTSRLFSISNRITDLGMSPHLTAMLVGGGQLLAPGSSTGDTGFSFTQDSCTDVMLLDNFSTDGSSHIGSVAVKRRSSVTFEDEQQQNSKAAESTTIPSTVQVQVEIHKSLDTFASCLARAIESDAKLTLFGEDTPLSGVLFAAVARGAQRPRYLDGQRLRLESIDEGIVKDDREDQERENA